A stretch of DNA from Serinibacter arcticus:
CGCGCTGGAGGCCGCGAGCTTCCACCCCGGCCGCACGGCGCGCAGCCACCTGCGCATCCAGGCGCTGGCCAACGGCATCGACCGCGGCCGGGTCCAGACCGTCCTCGACATGGTCGGCATGACCGAGTACGCCGACCGTCGCGTGGGCGGCTACTCCATGGGGATGCGGCAGCGCCTCGGCCTCGCCGGAGCGCTGCTGGGCGATCCCGGCGTCCTGGTGCTCGACGAGCCGGTCAACGGCCTCGACCCCGAGGGCATCCGCTGGATCCGGTCCTTCCTCCGTGCGCTGGCCGAGCAGGGCCGCACGGTCGTGGTGAGCTCCCACATGCTCGGCGAGGTCCAGCAGAGCGTCGACGACGTCGTCATCATCGCGCAGGGGCGCCTCGTGCGCGCCGGCACCATCGCCAGCCTCGAGGCGGAGAACCCGCCCCAGGTGCTCGTGGACGCCGCCGACCGCGACGCGCTCGCCCGCTCCCTCACCGCGGCGGGGCTCGCGTTCGTCGCCGGACCGGACGGCTTCCGCGTCGCGACGGCGGACCCCGGCCTGGTCGGTCACGTCACCTTCGCGGCCGGGGTCGAGCTGCGCACGCTGCAGCGCCTGTCCACCGGGCTCGAGGACACGTTCCTCGCCCTCACCGGGACGGGGGCCGCGGCATGACCGCCTTCACGCAGGCCGTCCGGGCCGAGATCGCCAAGGTCACCACCACGCGCATGTGGTGGCTGATCGCGCTCGTCATGGTCGGGTACGTCGTCCTCATGGCCGGCGGCCTCGGGGCCTCGCTCGGCTTCGCCTTCGACGAGGGGGGCGACACGGGCCTGCCGCCCGGCCTCGACCTGTCCACGCTGATCTACAGCTTCGCCACCAGCATCGGCTACGTGTTCCCGGTGATCGTCGGCGCGCTCAGCGTGACGGGGGAGTACCGCCACCAGACCGTCACGCCGACCTTCCTGGCCGTCCCGCGGCGCGGTCTGGCCCTGGGGCCAAGTTCGCCGTGCAGGCCGGGCTGGGCGCGCTCTACGGCGTGCTCGCCTTCGCGGGCTCGATCGCCGCCGGGGCGATCGCCCTCAACGCGTTCGGGCTCGAGACCGGGCTCGGGACCTCCGCGGTCTGGCTCCTCGTCCTGCGCGGCATCGTCGCGATGGCGCTCTGGAGCGTCATCGGCGTGGGGCTGGGCACGCTCGTGCGCAACCAGGTCGCCGCGATCGTCATCGTGCTCGCCTTCACGCAGTTCCTCGAGCCGGTGCTGCGGTTCGCCGCGCTGCTCAACTCCACCACCGCCGGGATCGGCACGTTCCTCCCCGGTGCCGCCAGCGACGGGCTCGTCGGGGCCAGCTTCCTGTCCTTCGGCGGCCTCGGCGGCGACTCCGCGCCGGGGATGCTCGAGCCCTGGCAGGGCGGCCTCGTCCTGCTGGCGTACGCCCTCGCCGCCGTCGTCGGCGGGTACTTCACGAGCTGGCGCAAGGACGTCACGTAGCCCGCGCCGCGGGCCGGGCGTTCGGCGCCCGGTCCGCGGTCATCGGTCCGCGGTCAGCCAGCCAGCAGCGGACCGGTCTCGCGCGTCATCGCGACGAGCGTGCGCTGCAGGTCCACGTAGGCGGCCGGGTCGGTGCGGCTCCACAGCAGCGACCCCGTCGCCCCGTCCGCCGCCTTCGTGACCACCTCGGCGCGCATCGGGTCGAGACCGTCGGTCGCGAGCCTGGCCTGCCACTGCTCGTCGTCGAGCCGGACGAACTCCTCCACGCCGGGGCTGCTGCCGATCATGCCCATGAGCGTGACCTTCTCGCGCGCCCGGTCGCCGTCGAACAGGTCCGCGAACACGGCGTTCACGTAGGCGCGCACGAGCCGGCCCGCCCCCTCGGGCTCCTTGTCCAGCTCGCGCTCGACCGCGGCGTCGAACTCGGCCAGCAGGTGGCGCATGACCGCCACGAGCAGCTCCTCCCGTGTGGGGAAGTGGTGCAGCAGGCCGCCCTTGGAGACGCCCGCGCTGCGGGCGATGAGGTCCAGGCTGACGTTGACCCCGTGCTCGGAGATGGCCGACGAGGCGGCCTCCAGCAGGCGGGCCCGGGTGCGGGCGGCGTCGCGACGTGGACCTGGCATGAACCCTCCGGTGCTCGCGTGCCGGCGGCACGGTGGTGAACAACACTAGGGCACCCCGTTGGCAACTAACCGTCCAGCCGGTACGTTAAACGCCATGAGCACCACAGCGCCCGCCTCCGCCCCGACCGCTGTCGTCCCCGTCGACGCCGGTCCCCGGGCGACGCGTCGCGACTGGTGGGGC
This window harbors:
- a CDS encoding TetR/AcrR family transcriptional regulator, which encodes MPGPRRDAARTRARLLEAASSAISEHGVNVSLDLIARSAGVSKGGLLHHFPTREELLVAVMRHLLAEFDAAVERELDKEPEGAGRLVRAYVNAVFADLFDGDRAREKVTLMGMIGSSPGVEEFVRLDDEQWQARLATDGLDPMRAEVVTKAADGATGSLLWSRTDPAAYVDLQRTLVAMTRETGPLLAG
- a CDS encoding ATP-binding cassette domain-containing protein, yielding MQGLRKTFGDVTAVEDLSFAVQPGRVTGFLGPNGSGKTTTLRILLGLVQATSGAATIGGRAYRDIPDPLRTVGAALEAASFHPGRTARSHLRIQALANGIDRGRVQTVLDMVGMTEYADRRVGGYSMGMRQRLGLAGALLGDPGVLVLDEPVNGLDPEGIRWIRSFLRALAEQGRTVVVSSHMLGEVQQSVDDVVIIAQGRLVRAGTIASLEAENPPQVLVDAADRDALARSLTAAGLAFVAGPDGFRVATADPGLVGHVTFAAGVELRTLQRLSTGLEDTFLALTGTGAAA